A stretch of Leisingera sp. S132 DNA encodes these proteins:
- a CDS encoding transposase: MGQTRRTFTDEFKAAAVGRLYKPGATQGGVAKELGVTSSQLKTWRLEIEAAGSMAALRRQQADAAELDRLRKENKRLKVENEILEKASAFFASRAAKT, encoded by the coding sequence ATGGGACAAACGAGACGGACGTTCACAGATGAATTCAAAGCCGCAGCGGTTGGTCGGCTTTATAAGCCTGGTGCTACACAAGGTGGTGTTGCCAAGGAGCTTGGAGTGACGAGCTCGCAATTGAAGACGTGGCGCTTGGAGATCGAAGCGGCGGGATCAATGGCGGCACTGCGCAGGCAGCAGGCGGATGCGGCGGAACTGGATCGTCTACGGAAGGAAAACAAACGTTTGAAGGTGGAAAATGAAATCCTTGAGAAAGCTTCCGCTTTTTTCGCCTCAAGGGCAGCGAAGACATGA
- a CDS encoding IS3 family transposase codes for MTAKHAFVAAHKALYPISLLCRILGIGRSWFYGFTQSQPTRDQRQKLRTDRDAELLPKIKAAFSQSKKRYGSKRVHQDLKADGEAVSERRVARIMKENSISPRLRKRRKPRTTDSNHSLKPSPNLLEQQFDCSVPNRVWLADITYVDTDEGWLYVAAIKDMATREIVGWAMDGHLRSKLCCDALNMALGRRGPVPGLIHHSDRGVQYAGSEYRALLGSAKIIQSMSRTGECLDNAPMESFFESLKKELVHRERFKTRAQAKAAIFEYIEVFYNRQRRHSAIGYQTPAQAYETMAWKSAA; via the coding sequence ATGACTGCGAAACATGCCTTTGTCGCTGCCCATAAGGCTCTTTATCCCATTTCCCTGCTCTGTCGCATTCTGGGGATCGGCCGCAGTTGGTTTTATGGTTTTACTCAGTCGCAACCAACCCGAGATCAGCGGCAAAAGCTGCGTACCGACCGGGACGCCGAGTTGCTGCCAAAGATAAAAGCGGCGTTTTCTCAAAGCAAAAAACGATATGGGTCAAAGCGGGTCCACCAGGATCTGAAAGCCGATGGCGAGGCAGTCTCGGAGCGTCGCGTCGCCAGAATAATGAAGGAAAACAGTATCTCACCGCGTCTGCGCAAGCGCCGGAAGCCGCGCACGACTGACAGCAATCACTCTTTGAAACCATCGCCGAATTTGCTGGAGCAGCAGTTCGATTGTTCCGTTCCAAACCGGGTTTGGCTGGCCGACATTACCTACGTCGATACGGACGAAGGATGGCTCTACGTCGCCGCCATCAAAGACATGGCAACACGTGAAATCGTCGGCTGGGCCATGGACGGTCATCTGCGATCCAAACTGTGCTGTGATGCCTTGAACATGGCCCTGGGGCGGCGTGGTCCGGTGCCTGGGCTCATTCACCATTCGGATCGCGGCGTGCAATACGCTGGCAGCGAATACCGTGCGCTGCTCGGGTCCGCGAAGATCATCCAATCAATGAGCCGAACCGGCGAATGCCTGGATAACGCTCCAATGGAAAGTTTCTTCGAATCACTGAAAAAGGAACTGGTTCACCGGGAGCGCTTCAAAACGCGCGCCCAGGCAAAGGCGGCGATCTTCGAATACATTGAGGTCTTCTACAATCGCCAGCGACGTCATTCTGCCATCGGCTACCAAACCCCCGCGCAAGCATACGAAACCATGGCTTGGAAAAGCGCAGCGTAG